One genomic segment of Euzebya pacifica includes these proteins:
- a CDS encoding type I-E CRISPR-associated protein Cse1/CasA: protein MSTTTTTKLHDRIVGLLPATPTYNLTVERWIPVIGPDGPDTVGLAGLLDRAHRLDLDDAGHGPLWRHSMERLLIGIGHLIAQAAPGHDWAAVANSGLPLPADGATSVLARLADRLWLHHPTSPFLQRLDVLSHMDDKPDKPIVEVTDPFWALLPDVPSKSNSAWFNRADPDAKTGPADAANALLVRHTWAVPGNETKNGVGKARSEGGSAGQGANDLTHLTIGGPTVAATIARNLIGDWVDRGQRLWFENPAGAVGVLAADDPDPLWLYTATTASTVLIPMFGGYRVVRSPMPEPPEVAKQLGTTLKANNPHTVRFTSVDGKTTPTLRLPVPSCGSDLLRRYHSRLAGGRPLTPSVLDLRGLHVRPARRPMVRALIVIGAGQAAGARVGDVAVAASELADLTLPAPAAVRFAELARIIFGPSPSVRSRTATAISTVRGADGEDDRKQIRASVEHDLTVAADAVVFRLLSACRRNADGDLPDRIPVPDSRLLIDTALGCFDRHVAPLTHRPATAATAVVQRRRLVRHLTRLLSEETP from the coding sequence ATGAGCACCACAACGACCACGAAACTGCATGACCGCATCGTCGGGCTGCTGCCGGCCACTCCCACCTACAACCTGACCGTCGAACGGTGGATCCCGGTGATCGGTCCGGACGGACCAGACACCGTCGGCCTCGCCGGCCTGCTCGACCGGGCACACCGTCTCGACCTCGATGATGCCGGGCACGGGCCGCTGTGGCGCCACTCGATGGAACGACTGCTGATCGGCATCGGCCACCTGATCGCCCAGGCCGCCCCCGGCCACGACTGGGCCGCCGTCGCCAATAGCGGACTCCCGCTGCCCGCCGACGGTGCCACCTCCGTGCTGGCCCGTCTGGCCGACCGGCTGTGGCTGCATCACCCGACCAGTCCGTTCCTGCAGCGACTCGACGTGCTGTCCCACATGGACGACAAACCGGACAAGCCGATCGTCGAGGTCACCGATCCGTTCTGGGCGCTGCTGCCCGACGTGCCGTCGAAGTCGAACTCGGCCTGGTTCAACCGTGCCGACCCCGACGCCAAGACCGGCCCGGCTGATGCGGCGAACGCCCTTCTGGTCCGTCACACCTGGGCCGTTCCCGGCAACGAAACCAAGAACGGTGTGGGGAAGGCCCGGTCGGAGGGCGGCAGCGCAGGACAGGGAGCCAACGACCTGACCCACCTCACGATCGGCGGGCCCACCGTTGCCGCCACGATCGCCCGGAACCTCATCGGCGACTGGGTCGACCGGGGCCAACGTCTCTGGTTCGAGAACCCGGCCGGCGCAGTCGGTGTTCTCGCCGCCGACGATCCCGACCCGCTGTGGCTGTACACCGCAACCACCGCATCGACCGTCCTCATCCCGATGTTCGGCGGCTACCGGGTCGTCCGGTCGCCGATGCCGGAACCACCCGAGGTCGCCAAGCAACTCGGTACGACGCTGAAGGCCAACAACCCCCACACCGTCCGGTTCACCTCAGTGGACGGCAAGACCACACCGACCCTGCGGCTGCCCGTGCCGTCGTGCGGCAGCGACCTGCTCCGCCGGTACCACAGCCGACTCGCGGGCGGACGGCCCCTGACGCCGTCGGTGCTCGACCTGCGGGGACTGCACGTCCGACCGGCCCGGCGGCCCATGGTCCGGGCACTCATCGTCATCGGTGCTGGCCAGGCAGCAGGCGCACGTGTGGGGGACGTTGCCGTCGCCGCATCCGAACTGGCCGACCTGACCCTGCCTGCGCCGGCCGCAGTCCGATTCGCAGAACTCGCCCGCATCATCTTCGGACCGTCACCATCGGTCCGGAGCCGGACGGCGACCGCGATCAGCACCGTCCGCGGCGCAGATGGCGAAGACGACCGCAAGCAGATCCGCGCATCGGTCGAACACGACCTCACCGTCGCCGCAGACGCAGTCGTGTTCCGCCTGCTCTCCGCATGCCGACGCAACGCAGACGGGGACCTCCCCGACCGGATCCCGGTCCCCGACAGCCGCCTGCTGATCGACACCGCACTCGGCTGCTTCGACCGACACGTCGCACCCCTCACCCACCGGCCGGCCACGGCAGCCACCGCCGTCGTGCAACGACGCCGACTCGTCCGACATCTGACCCGCCTGCTCTCCGAGGAGACCCCATGA